CTGTACTGGTACTCGCCGAAGGGCATCTTCCACCTGGTCCCACCTTCCGGCCGCGGGTCCGGAGCAGAGGAGGGCCTCCGGGGACCGTGAGGCTGGAAGGTTTTCTGACGCGAAGTATAGCATGGACGTCCCACAGTTTTCCACTCTCTCCCACTTTCCTCCCACTTCTGTCCCACCCCAGGGCGAAAAAACAGGCGCCCGAACGTTCGGGCGCCTCCGGGACGAGGCGTAAGCCGGGTTCTGTTTTCCGCGGTCATCTCTCTGGGACCGGTGTCGCCACCGGCCTCAAGCGGCCCATCCCAGGGGTTCTGGCGGGCCGGGCAAGCCCTTCCCCTCTACCGGACCTTGCACCGGGTGGGGTTTGCCGTGCCCCGGCCTGTTGCCAGGCCAGGCGGTGGGCTCTTACCCCACCGTTTCACCCTTGCCCGCACCGGGGGAAGCCCCGGCCGCTGGCGGTCTCTTCTCTGTGGCACTTTCCGTCGGGTTACCCCGCCCAGGCGTTACCTGGCACCCTGCCCTATGGTGCCCGGACTTTCCTCACCCAAGGGGGTTGGCCCTTGGGCGCGACCGCGCCCTCGTCCCGGGCGACTTTATTTTAGCCAGCGTGTGGGTTAGGGTAAAGGGGTGCGAAGGCTTCCCGCTTGGTCGTGGCCATTGCTCTTGGCGTTTTTCGCCCTGGTGGGCCTGGGGCTTCTGGCGGTGCTTTGGGCGGTGGGGGTGTTGGCCCTTCTGGGCTTCGGAGCGCTCTCCCTTCTTAGGAGCGTCTGGCCCAGGCGGCGCTGGCGGAGGCTTCCCCCGGGGTGAGGAGGCCTTGCCCTTAGGGGTTCACCCCCTGTACACTGAAAGGTGGCTTGCGCACGGCCAAGACCGTGCGAAGAAGGAGGCGAACGTGAAGGAAGGCATCCATCCCAAGCTGGTTCCCGCCCGCATCATCTGCGGTTGCGGCAACGTCATTGAGACCTACTCCACCAAGCCCGAGATCTACGTGGAGGTCTGCTCCAAGTGCCACCCCTTCTACACGGGGCAACAGCGCTTCGTGGACACCGAGGGGCGGGTGGAGCGGTTCCAGCGGCGCTACGGCGACTCTTACCGCAAGGGGCGCTAGGCCCTCGGGTCTAGGGCGGGGGACGGCCCCGCCCGCTTTCCTTTAGGAGGCGGCGTGGATCGGGTGCTTCCCTTTCGCTTTGCGGAGGAGGAGGGGGTCTTCTGGCTTCTGGACCAGAGGCGCCTGCCCCAGGAGGAGGTTTACGTCCCGGTGCGCACCGCCCGGGAGATGGCCCAGGCCATCCGGGACATGGTGGTCCGGGGGGCGCCGGCCATCGGCGTCTCCGCCGCCTTCGGCATGGTCCTGGCCCACCTGGCGGGGGAGGACCTCGAGGAGGCGGACCGGAGGCTCAGGGCGAGCCGCCCCACGGCGGTGAACCTCTTCCACGCCCTGGACCGGATGCGCCCCTTTTGGGGGGACCTGGCGGGAAGCCTCCTCGAGGCGCGGCGCATCTGGCGGGAGGTGGAGGAAACGGAGGCGGCCATCAGCCGCCACGGCGCCCAGGTCCTCTGGGGCCAGGTCCTCACCCACTGCAACACGGGTCCCCTGGCCACGGGCGGCTACGGCACTGCCCTTGGGGCCATCGTGGAGGCCTACAGGCTTGGGCGGGTGCGGCACGTCTGGGTGGACGAGACCAGGCCCTACCTCCAAGGGGCCCGCCTTACCGCCTACGAGCTCCAGAAGGCGGGGGTACCCGCCACCCTGATCACCGACAGCATGGCGGGCTGGCTCATGGCCCGGGGGGCCGTGGACGCGGTGGTGGTGGGGGTGGACCGCATGGCCCTGAACGGGGACTTCGCCAACAAGGTGGGGACCTACGCCCTCGCCGTGCTGGCCCACCACCACGGGATCCCCTTCTACGCCGCCTTGCCCCTTTCCTCCGTGGACCCCCGGTTGGCGAGCGGGGAGGGGATCCCCATAGAGGAACGCTCCCCGGAGGAGGTGGTGGCCTTCCGCGGCGTACGGATCGCCCCCGAGGGGTTTCCCGCCTACCACCCCGCCTTTGACGTGACGCCCCACCGGTACCTCACGGGGATCATCACGGAGAAGGGGGTCCTCTACCCCCCCTTCGCCGAGGGGTTGCGGCGTGCCTTGGGGCTGGATTGAGGCCCTGCTGGGCCACGCCTGCCCGGGGTGCGGGGGGCCCTTGGACCTTCCCGCCCTCTGCGGGCGTTGCCGGGCGGGCCTCGAGGCCTTTTCCACGGGGGAGATGGTCTACCTGGGCCACTACGCCCGGGTGGGCCCCTTGGTGCGGGCGCTGAAGTACGGGAGGCGGGAGGCCTTGGCCCGGGCGCTGGCCGAGCCCCTGGCCCGGGCCGTGGCCGCGAGGGGGTGGCGGCTCCAGGGCGTCACGGCGGTGCCCACCCTGCCCCACCGGCTCGCCCTCAGGGGCTACAACCCGCCCGAGGTTTTGGCCCGGGCCCTCGCCGGGGCCCTAGGGGTGCCCTACCGCCCGGTGCTCTTCCGGAGGCGGTACACCCCGGGCCAGCCCACCCGGGGCTTCAAGGAGCGCCGCCTCCTCCCGGGCGACCTCTTCGGGGCCCGGGTGCGGGTGGAGGGGGCCTGGCTTTTGGTGGACGACGTCCTCACCAGCGGGGCCACCTTTCTCCGGGCCCGGGGAGCCCTCCTCGAGGCGGGGGCCGCCTACGTCTACGGGGCCTTCCTGGCGGTGCGGGACCCTGGGGCCTTGGGGCCTTACCGATAAGCCCCTGCGCTCCGGCCTCAGTAGTAGGCGCTCGGGTCCACGAAGCGGGTGGCGTCCCCCGTGCGGAGGGCCACGCGGAACTCCAGCTCGTTGGGCTGGATGAGGAGGCCCCCGCCCAGGTAGCCGATCACCTGGCCCCGGCGCACCCGGTCCCCCTCCTGCACCAAAGGGGCCTGCAGGTTGGTGTAGACGGTCGCCAGCTCTTCCGTATGGACCAGCATCACCGTGTAGCCCAGGTTGGGCAGGTACAAGACCCCGGCCACGTACCCGTCGGCGGCCGCCTGGACCGGGCTTCCCGGGGCGGGGGCGGCGATGACCTGGAAGGGGCCTTCCTTCCCGTAGGGGACGGCGATCCGTCCCCCGGGGACGGGGAAGGCGAGGCGGCCCACCGTGGCCGGAAGAGGGGGCGGCGGGACCACCACGCTGGCCTGGGCGGCCCGGCGGGCCTCCTCCTCCCGGCGCCGCCGTTCGGCCTCCTCCTGGAGGGCCTTTAGGCGTTGACGTTCCTCCAGGAGCCGCTTTTGCAGCTCGGCCAGGCGGCTTTGGAGCTGGGCCCGCTCCTCGAGGGCGTCCCGCAGCAGGGCCTTCTTGCCCGCCTCCTCCTGCCTGAGCTCGGCGAGGACCGCTTCAAGCCCCCGCCGCTTCGCTTCCAGCGCCCGCTGCGTCTCGGCAAGCTCCGCCTCCTTGGCCGTGAGGGACTGGACCAGAAGCTCCAGCCTCGCCTTCTCCTCCCTAAGGGCCTTCAGGGTGGCCTGGAGGGTCTTCACCAAGGCGGTGTCCTGGCGGGAGATGTACCCCACCCAGCGGGCCCGGACGGCGAGGTCGGTGAAGGACTCGGCCCTAAGCAAGGGAAGGTAGCGGCCTGCCCGCTCCCGGTGCAGGCTCACCATGAGGGCCTGGAGCCTTTCCCGCAGGGCCTCGAGGTCCTTCTCCAGCTTGGCGATCCGGGCCTCCGTTTGCCGCACCTCCTCCTCGAGGCGGTCCGCCTCTTGCTTGAGCCGCCGCCTTTCGGCCTCGAGGCGGGCGATCTCCTTTTCCAAGGCCGCCTTTTCCCCGAGGAGGTTCTTGAGCCTTTGGGAGATCTGGGCGAGCTCCCGGTTCAGCGCCTGGATGCGCTTCGCCGCCTCCTCCTCCAGGGCCCGGGCCCGGGCGGCCTGGGCCTCCAGGGCCTGGACGCGCCTTTCCTGGGCCACGAGGTCCTGGCCCCAGGCGGGGGCGAGGAGGAGGAGGACAAGGAGGAGGAGGCGGCCCACCTCACACCTCCCGCAGGTGGGCCCGGCTTGCGGCGAAAGCCCCGCCTGCGCCCAGGACGAGGGCCAGGAGGAGGACGAGGCCCGCCGTCCGCCCCAGGTCCTCGGGGGAGAGGACGGGGACGAAGGGCAGGAGGGTCTGGACCGCCTGGGCCAGGGCCCGGTAGAGGAAGGCCCCCACGGCCACGGCGAGAAGCCCCGCGCCCAAGGTGAGGAACGCTCCCTCCACGACGAAGGGGGCCTGGATGAACCGCCGGGTGGCGCCCACGAGGAGCATGATGCCCAGGGCCTCCCGCCGGCTCTCCACCGACAGGCGGATGGCGCCCATGACGCTGAAGAAGGTGTTGAGGAGGAGAAGCCCCACGAGGACCAGCATGGCCACGCGGCTACCCTGGAGGAGCTGGACGAGCCTTTCCGTGATCTCTCCCCCGTACTCCACCCCTTCCACCCCGGGGAGGCGGGCGAGGCGCGCCGCCACCCGCCGCACCGCCTCGGGTTCCCTAAGCCGCAGGCGCAGGGTGTCGGGCAGGGGGTTTTCCACCAGGTCCTTGGCCTCCGCCAGATAGGGGTAGTCCAGGACCAGCTGGGCCAGGGCCTCCTCCCTGGTCTGGAGCCGGGCAGAGGCCACCTCGGGCCACCCTTGGATCTCGGCGAGGAGGCCTTCCACGTCCGCCTTGGGGCCGAGGAAGGCGGCCACCTCCAGCTCCCGCTCCATGGTCTGGACCACCCGCTCCAGGTTCCAGAGGAGGAGCCCCAGGAAGTAGAGCAGGGTGAAGGAGACCAGGGCGGTGAAGAAGGTGGCGAGGCTTGCCGTGGGGTGGCGGAAGACCTGCTTTAGCCCCTCGCGGATGGCGTACACGCCCCCATCTTACGGGCTTTGCCTTAGAGCTCCTGAAAGTTCCGGGGAAAACGGGAGAGGAGCTCCACGCCGCTTTCGGTGAGGAGGACGAGCTCCTCAACCCGCACGCCGCCAAGCCCCGGCAGGTAGACCCCGGGTTCCACCGTCACCACCATGCCGGGCTCCAGGACGTCCTCGCCGTAGGGGGAGAGGCTCGGCCCCTCGTGGACGGCGAGGCCCACCCCGTGGCCCAAGGAGTGGACGAAGTAGCGGTCCAGCCCGTGGGCCTCCAGCACTTTTCGGGCCACCGCGTCCACCTCCTTGCCCGGCTTCCCGGGGGCTAAGGCGGCGAGGGCCGCCTCCAGGGCTTCCGCCACCGCCTCGTAGGCCCGGCGGAGTTCCTCCTTGGGCCTGCCGAGGGCGAAGGTGCGGGTCATGTCCGAGTGGTACCCCTCAAGCCGCGCCCCGAGGTCCAGGGTGACGAGCTCCCCTTCCTTAAGGCGCTTCTCCGAGGCCCGGGCGTGGGGCAGGGCCCCCCGCTCCCCGGAGGCCACGATGGGGGGGAAGGCCGCCCCTTCGGCCCCCCGCCTTTTGAGGAAGAACTCCACCTCCAGGGCGATCTCCCGCTCCTCCACCCCCGGCCTGAGGAGGGGGAGGACGTGGGCCAGGGCCTCCTCCGCCAGGGCCTGGGCCCTGCGGATCCTCTCCACCTCCTCCGGGGTCTTTCGGAGCCTGAGCCTTTCCACCACCCCCTTGGTGGGCACCCACTCGGCGGGGACGAGCTCCCTCAGGCGCTCTAGGGCGGCGTAGGGGAGGTGCTCGGCCTCAAAGCCCACCCGGCCCTTCAGGGTCTTGAGGAGGGCCTCCCGTTCCTCCCGCTTGAGGACCTTGGCGGGGATGCGGCTTTCCCTTTCGGCCTCCGGGTAGCGGGGGTCGGTGAGGAGGAAAGCCCCTTCCCCCGTGATCAGGACCTGGGCGTCCTCGGGGTGGGGGAAGCCCGAAAGGTAGCGGACGTTCTCCGGCCGGGTGACGAGGAGGGCGTCAAGCCCGAGGGGCTCTAGGAGGTCCTTCGGCAACACGGGGGCACTATACCCCAAGGCCCCTCCCCCCGGTAAAGCTTAGGGAGGCCTTTGCGGGGTCCCCATGCTGGCTTGCGCCAGCATCGGGGGGTTCACTCCGCCCGGGCCAGGTGGAAGACCGCCTTGCCCTCCTCGTCCTCCACCCGGGCCTCAAACCCGCCGAAGAGGCCCTCCCCGAAGGCGGTGGCCAACACCTCCTCGGCGATCCAGGACCCGTGCCGCTTCAGGGCCTCGAGGTAGGGGCCCTCCGCCTCGTAGCCCACCCGGATCCGGTCCGAGACCCTGAGGCCCATGTCTTTGCGGGCTTGCTGCAGGAGGCGGATGAGGTCGCGGGCGAGGCCCTCCATGCGGAGGGCTTCCGTGACCTCCACCTTGAGGGCGGCCACGTACCCGTCCTTCTCCAGGGCCTGGTAGCCCTTGGGGGCCTCGGCCTCGAGGAGGACCTCCTCCGGGAGGAGGGTGAGGGCCTCGCCCTCCACCTCCAGGGGGATGGCCTCGCCCTTAAGCGCCAAGGCGGCGGCGCGCTCCCTTTCCCTCTGCAGGGCCTCCCGGATCTTGGGGACGAGCTTGCCGTACTTCCTCCCCAGGAGCTTGAGGTTGGGCAGGACCCTGTAGGAGAGGATCTCCTCCCCGGGTTCCAGGACCCGGACCTCCTTGACGTTGAGCTCCTCGGCGATCTCGTGGGCGAAGCGCTTCAACCCCTCCCGCTCTAAGGGGGTGGGGGCGGTGACGAGGAGGAGGGGAAGGGGGGTGCGGGTCTTGACCCCGCTTTTCGCCCGGGCCGCCCGGGCCAGGTCCACCACCTTGAGCACCGCCCGCATCTGGGCCACCAGGGCCTCGTCGGCCAGGGCCGGGTCGGCCTCGGGCCAGTCGGCGAGGTGGACGCTCTCCTTGGCCTCGGGCCGGACGCTCCGCACCAGGTTCTGCCACAGGACCTCGGCGAGAAAGGGGGTGAAGGGGGCGGCGAGGGTGGCCACCAGGACGAGGGCCTCGTAGAGGGTGGCGTAGGCCGCCTCCCGGTCTAAGGCGTCCTCGTTCTTCCAGAAGCGGCGCCGGTTCCTGCGGACGTACCACTGGGAGAGGTCCTCCACCACGAAGTCCCTCAGGGCGCGGGCGCTCGTGGTGGGGTCGTAGGCCTCGAGGGCCTCCGTCACCCTCTGGATGAGGTCCTGCATGCGGGCGAGGAGCCAGCGGTCCATCTCGGGCCGCTTCTCGGGGGGAGGGGGGTTCTTGAGGTCGGGCCGGTCCAGGTTGGCGTAGGTCACGAAGAAGCTGTAGACGTTCCAGAGGGTGAGGAAGTAGTCCCGCACCGTTTCCCGAACCAGGTTGGGCCCGAAGCGCCGGTCGGCCTCGGGAGGCGCGGAGACGTAGATGTACCACCTGAGGGCATCCGCCCCGAACTCCCGGATGATGTCCCAGGGGTCCACCACGTTCCCCTTGGACTTGGACATCTTCTGCCCCTTTTCGTCCAGGATGAGGCCGTGGCAGATCACGTTCTTGAAGGCGATGGAGCCGAAGAGCATCACCCCGAGCTGGTGGAGGGAGTTGAACCAGCCCCGGGTCTGGTCAATCCCCTCGGCGATGAAGTCCGCGGGGAAGCTCTCCCGGAACGCCTCTTGGTGCTCAAAGGGGTAGTGCAAGGCGGCGAAGGGCATGGCCCCGGAGTCGTACCAGACGTCAATGACGTAGGGGACGCGGCGCATGGTCCCGCCGCATTCACAGGCGAGCTCCACCTGGTCCACGTAGGGGCGGTGGGGGTCAAAGGGCTCGGGGAGGGGCTTCGTGGCCCTTTCCCTTAGCTCCTGGAAGCTCCCGATGGCCTCCTCCTTGCCGCACGCCTGGCAGACCCAGATGGGGAGGGGTGTCCCCCAGTAGCGGTTGCGGCTTAAGGCCCAGTCCACGAGGTTCTTGAGCCACTCCCCGTAGCGGCCCTCCTTGATGTGGGGGGGCACCCAGTGGATCTCCTGGTTCTTGCGGATGAGCTCGTCCTTGAAGAGGGTGTTTTTGATGAACCAGCTCTCCGTGGCGTAGTACATGAGGGGGGTGGAGCACCGCCAGCAGTGGGGGTAGCTGTGGAGGTAGCTTTCCTCCTTGAAGAGGAGGCCCCGCCCCCTCAGGTCCCTTAGGATCGCCCGGTTGGCCTCGCGGAAGAAGAGGCCCTTAAACGGCTCCACGAGGAGCTTCCCCTCCTCGTCCACGGTCTTCAGAAGGGGAAGCCCGTAGACCCTCGCCGTCTCCAGGTCCTCGGCGCCGAAGGCGGGGGCCTGGTGGACGATGCCCGTCCCGTCCTCTTGGCTCACGTAGTCGGCAAGGACCACGAAGTAGCCCTTCTCCAGGGCCTGGGGGTAGGGGGGGGTGTAGGGAAGGCCTTCCAGGGCCTTGCCCGGGAAGGTGTTGAGGACCGGGGTTTCCTCGCCCAAAAGCTTCCTCCCCAGCCCCTCCTCCAGGATCAGGGCCTCGTCTCCCACCTGGAAGGCGGCGTAGGTGTATTCCGGGTGGACCGCCGCGGCCACGTTCCCGGGCAGGGTCCAGGGGGTGGTGGTCCAGATGAGGAGGCTCGCCTCCTTAAGGCCCAGCCGTTCGGGGGTCTTCAAGGGGAAGCGGACGTAGACCGAGGGGTCTTGGATCTCCTTGTAGCCCAGGGCGACCTCGTGGGAGGAGAGGGGGGTGCCGCAGCGGGGGCAGTAGGGCACCACCTTGTGGTCCCGGTAGAGGAGGCCCCGGTCAAAGAGGTTCTTCAGGCTCCACCAGATGCTCTCAATGTAGGTGGGTTCCAAGGTGGCGTAGGCGTTCTCCAGGTCCACCCAGTAGGCGATGCGCTCGGTAAAGGCCTCCCACTCCTTCTCGTAGGTGAAGACGGACTCGCGGCAGGCCTGGTTGAAGCGCCCGATGCCGTAGGCCTCAATCTCCCGCTTGCTCTTGAGGCCGAGCTTCTTCTCCACCTCCAGCTCCACGGGAAGCCCGTGGGTGTCCCAGCCCGCCCTCCGGGGCGCGTAGTAGCCCCGCATGGTCTTGTAGCGGGGGAAGAGGTCCTTGTAGCTCCGGGCCTGGGCGTGGCCCACGTGGGGGAGGCCGTTGGCGGTGGGAGGGCCCTCGTAGACGGTGTAGCGGGGACCGCCTTTGCGGTTTTCCACGCTCTTTTGGAAGATCTTTTCCCGCTTCCAGAAGGCCAAGACCTCCTCTTCCAGCTTGGGAAAGTTGGGCTCGCCGACCTCCTTGAACATCTCCCACCTCCTAGCAAAACGCCCGCGCCCGAAGGCGCGGACGAAAGCCACGAAAGGCTTCCGCGGTACCACCGCGCTTCCTGGGGAAGCCCCCAGGCCCTCGTTGGGGCGCGATCACGGGCGCCACCCGGCGGGCATTACTCGGGGCCTTGGGCCCCTTTCCTCCCGCGGCTCCGGGGCGATCTTCCCGCCTGCCCTCACCGCCGGGCTCCCACCCTCCCCGGCTCGCTTGGGGCTCTTGGGCAGGGGTACTCTCCCCATCCTCGCCTTTACACCGCCTGCTTTCTGGGGTAAAATCCCCCGTCGGCGGCTAAGCCCATGCTAGCAGCCCATGCCCTGGCTTGACAACGCCCGCCCGGGGCCTGCTAGACTGAGGCCAAGCCGAAACCTTCCCACGCCACAAGGAGCCGGTCATGGAGCTTTACTTGGACACCGCGAGCTTGGAGGAGATACGGGAGATCGCCGCTTGGGGGGTGCTCTCCGGGGTGACCACCAACCCCACCTTGGTGGCCAAGGCCTTCGCCGCCAAGGGGGAGGCCCTGACCGAGGAGGCCTTCGCCGCCCACCTACGGGCGATCTGCGAAACGGTGGGCGGCCCGGTTTCGGCGGAGGTGACGGCCCTCGAGGCCCCCGCCATGGCGGCGGAGGGCAGGCGGCTTGCCGCCATCCACCCCAATATCGTGGTCAAGCTCCCCACCACCGAGGAAGGCCTCAAGGCCTGCAAACGGCTTGCCGCCGAGGGGATCAAGGTCAACATGACCCTGATCTTCTCCGCCAACCAGGCCCTCCTCGCCGCCCGGGCTGGGGCCAGCTACGTGAGCCCCTTCCTGGGGCGGGTGGACGACATCTCCTGGGACGGGGGGGGGCTTCTTCGGGAGATCGTGGAGATGATCCAGGTCCAGGACCTTCCCGTCAAGGTCATCGCCGCCTCCATCCGCCACCCCCGGCACGTCACCGAGGCCGCCCTTCTGGGGGCGGACATCGCCACCATGCCCTACGCTGTTTTCAAGCAGCTCTTGAAGCACCCCCTCACGGACATCGGCCTTAAGCGTTTCTTGGAAGACTGGGAGAAGGTGAAGCCATGAGGAGGAAGGAAACCCTTCAGGAAACCCCCCTCACCTACCAGGAGCTCGCCAGCAAGATCCTGCCCGAGCTCCACCTCCTGGCCCAGGAGGCGGGCATTGAAGGCTACAAGCGCATGAAGAAGGACCAGCTCATCATGGCCCTCCTGGAGCGGCAGACCCAGGGAGAGGGGCTGAGGCTGGTCAAGGGCTACCTGGAGATCAGCCAGGACGGGTACGGCTTCCTCACCGAGAACCTCCACAACCTGGAGTCCCGGGTGGCCATCGTCTCGGCGGGGCTCATCAAGCAGTACGCCCTGAGGGCCGGGGACTACGTGGTGGGCCAGGCCAGGCCGCCCCGGGAGAACGAGCGCTACGCCACCCTCCTCAAGGTGGAGGCGGTGAACAACCTGGACCCCGAGGCCGCCAAGAGCCGCCCCCGCTTTGACGAGCTCATCCCCCAGTTCCCCGACCGGCAGATCCGGCTGGAAACCACCCCGGACGAGCTCTCCACCCGGGTCATTGACCTCCTCGCCCCCATCGGCCGGGGCCAGCGCGGCCTCATCGTGGCCCCCCCCAAGGCGGGGAAGACCACCCTCCTCAAGAAGATCGCCAACGCCGTCCTCAAGAACGAGCCCGACATCAAGGTCATCGTCCTCCTCATTGACGAGCGCCCCGAGGAGGTCACGGACTTCCGGGAAAGCGTCCAGGGGGCCGAGGTCATCGCCAGCACCTTTGACGAGCCGCCCCAGAACCACATCCGGGTGGCCGAGTTCGTCCACGAGCGGGCCAAGCGCATCGTGGAGGAGGGGGGGCACGTGATGATCCTCCTGGACTCCATCACCCGCCTGGCCCGGGCGAACAACCTGGTGACCCCGCCCACGGGGCGCACCCTCTCGGGCGGCCTGGACTCCGCCGCCCTCTACTTCCCCAAGCGCTTCCTGGGGGCGGCCCGGAACATCCGTGGGGGCGGGAGCCTCACCATCCTCGCCACCGCCCTCGTGGAGACGGGTAGCCGCATGGACGACGTGATCTTTGAGGAGTTCAAGGGGACGGGCAACATGGAGCTCCACCTCTCCCGCCGCCTGGAGGAGCGGCGCATCTTCCCCGCCATTGACATCCTCAAGTCCGGCACGAGGCGGGAGGAGTTGCTTCTCGGCGAGGAGGTTACCCACAAGATGTGGCTCCTGCGCAAGGTCCTGGCAGACATGGACCCCGCGGAGGCCATGGAGATGCTCCTCGCCCGGCTCGCCCGCACCAAGAACAACAAGGAGTTCCTGGCCTCCCTGGCTGCCCGCTGACCCCTTTGGGTTTCCGCGGAAACCCTCTGCCGGGGCCTCCCTGGGGGCTTGGGCTCCCGGCGGGTGGTATGCTAAGGCCAGGTGCTTCGGCACCTCCTTCGGGGCGGGGTGGAAGTCCCCACCGGCGGTGAAAGCCCGCGAAGCCCCTAAAGGGGCCCGACCCGGTGGAATTCCGGGGCCGACGGTGAAAGTCCGGATGGGAGAAGGAGGGCCACTTGCGCGACCTGGACGAGCGCTTTCTGCGAAGAGCCTTGCAGCTGGCCGAGCGCGCCCGGGGCCACACGAGCCCGAACCCCCTGGTGGGGGCGGTGCTGGTAAAGGAGGGGCGGATCGTGGGGGAGGGGTTCCACCCCCGGGCGGGGGAGCCCCACGCCGAGGTCTTCGCCCTCCGGCAGGCGGGGGAGGAGGCCCGGGGGGCCACGGCCTACGTGACCCTCGAGCCCTGCGACCACCATGGCCGCACCCCGCCCTGCTCCTTAGCCCTCCTCCAGGCGGGGGTTTCCCGGGTGGTGGTGGCGGCCCGGGAGGAAAACCCCGTGGCCAAGGGGGGGCTTGAGCGCCTGCGGGCGGGGGGGGTCCAGGTGGAGGCGGGCCTTTTGGAGGCCGAGGCCCGGGCCCAGAACGAGGTCTTCTTCGCCGTGCAGAGAAAGGGCCTTCCCTTCGTCCTCCTCAAGGCGGCCCTCACCCTGGACGGGAAGGTGGCCGCCCCTTCGGGGGACGCCCGCTGGATCTCCTCGGAGGCGAGCCGCCGCGTGGCCCACGCCTACCGGCAGTGGCTTCCCGCCGTGATGGTGGGGGTGGGGACCGTCCTAAAGGACGACCCCGCCCTCACCGTGCGGGAGCCCGACTTCCGCCCCTTCCCCCTCATGGTGGAGCCCCCGCCCCTCCGCGACCCCCTCAAGGTGGTCCTGGACACCGAGGCCCGCACCCCCCCCACGGCCCGCCTTTTCCGGAAGGGCCCCAGGGGCGAGCCCGCCCGGGTTCTGGTCTTCGTGGGGGAGGGGGCCCCGAGGGCGCGGGTTTCGGTCCTGGAGGAGGCGGGGGCCCGGGTGGTGGCCCTTCCCCGGGAGGGGGGGCGGGTGGACCTGCAAAAGGCCCTCGCCTTCCTCCTGGAGGAGGGGGTGGACGGGGTGCTCCTGGAGGGAGGGCCGGGGCTTGCCGGGGCCTTTCTGGAAAGGGGCCTGGTGGACAAGCTCGCCCTCTTCCTCGCCCCCAAGCTCCTGGGGGAGGGGAGGGGGCTTGCCGAGGGCTTTAGGGTGGAGCGGATGGCGGAGGCCCTCCGCCTGCGCCTTGCCCGCAGGGAGTGGTTGGGGGAGGACCTCTGGCTCGAGGCCTACCCGGAGGGATAGATGTTCACGGGACTCGTGGAGGAAACGGGGGAGATCCTGAAGGTGGAGGAAGGGCCCTTCCTCCGGGTTCATATCGCCGCCCGGAGGGTGCTGGAGGACCTCAAGGTGGGGGACTCCGTGGCCGTGGACGGGGCCTGCCTCACCGCGGTGGCGGTGGAGGAGGGGGGGTTTTGGGTGGAGCTCGCCCAGGAGACCCTGCGCCGCACCGCCCCCACCTGGCGGGTGGGGCACAGGCCCAACTTGGAGCGGGCCCTGAAGGTGGGGGACAGGCTTGGGGGGCACTTCGTCACCGGGCACGTGGACGGGGTGGCGAGGCTTTTGGAGGTGCGGGAGGCCCCGGGGGCCAAGGACTTCTACTTCCTCCCCCCCAAGGGGCTCGCCCCCTACATCGCCGAGAAGGGGAGCGTGGCCCTGAACGGGGTCTCCCTCACGGTGGCGGGGCTTGCGGGGGAGGCCTTCTGGGTCACCCTCATTCCCCACACCCTCGAGGTGACCAACCTGGGGAGGCTTCGCGTGGGGGATGGGGTGAACCTCGAGGTGGACCTCATCGCCCGTTACGTGGCGCGGCTTTTGGGGAGAGCGTGATGGAAGGCATCGCCAGCGTCAAGGAACTCCTGGAGGAGCTCAAGGCGGGCCGCCCCGTGATCCTGGTGGACGACGAGGACCGGGAGAACGAGGGCGACCTCATCATGGCGGCGGAGCACGTGACCCCGGAGTGGGTGAACTT
This region of Thermus thermophilus genomic DNA includes:
- a CDS encoding riboflavin synthase — its product is MFTGLVEETGEILKVEEGPFLRVHIAARRVLEDLKVGDSVAVDGACLTAVAVEEGGFWVELAQETLRRTAPTWRVGHRPNLERALKVGDRLGGHFVTGHVDGVARLLEVREAPGAKDFYFLPPKGLAPYIAEKGSVALNGVSLTVAGLAGEAFWVTLIPHTLEVTNLGRLRVGDGVNLEVDLIARYVARLLGRA